Proteins found in one Solitalea lacus genomic segment:
- a CDS encoding glycoside hydrolase family 35 protein encodes MKKTLLLALMLFSGTTLFAQKAKHSFKIENGDFIYDGKPIQLHSGELHFARVPKEYWRHRLKMVKAMGLNAVATYIFWNYHEVAPGVWDFKTDNRNISEFVKIAGEEGLMVILRPGPYACAEWEYGGYPWFLQNVEGLEVRRNNPKFLEACKVYINKLAAEVKNLQITKGGPIIMVQAENEFGSYVAQRKDIPLAEHKQYSAAIKQQLLDAGFDVPLFTSDGSWLFEGGSIDGALPTANGEDNIENLKKVVNQYNGNKGPYMVAEFYPGWLDHWAEPFPKVPTEDVVKQTEKYLKNNVSFNYYMVHGGTNFGYTTGANYDKNHDIQPDMTSYDYDAPISEAGWATPKYQAIRELLKKHVSYKIPEVPVANNVIEIPEIKLTKSTALFGLKSSIKPIADDKPLTFEQLNQGHGFVLYSRKFNQPISGKLELNGLRDYALIYVNGEKVAELNRYYKNYTCEIDIPFNATVDILVENMGRINYGAKITENNKGIISPVIINGNQITGNWQMYKMPLEEQSELSKLTTKAEEGQPTVLSGSFNLTELGDTFLDMEQWGKGIVFVNGHHLGRYWSVGPQQTLYVPGCWLKKGQNDIVVVELKHIPGTTLKGVKTPVLDKLNTDVKP; translated from the coding sequence ATGAAAAAAACGTTATTACTGGCTCTAATGCTTTTTTCCGGCACTACACTTTTTGCCCAAAAAGCTAAGCATTCTTTTAAGATTGAGAATGGTGATTTTATTTATGATGGCAAACCAATTCAATTGCACTCAGGTGAATTACACTTTGCCCGTGTACCTAAAGAATACTGGCGTCATCGTTTAAAAATGGTAAAAGCAATGGGCTTAAATGCCGTTGCAACCTATATTTTCTGGAACTACCATGAAGTGGCTCCGGGTGTATGGGATTTCAAAACTGATAACCGTAATATTTCTGAATTTGTAAAAATTGCTGGCGAAGAAGGTTTAATGGTAATCCTTCGTCCAGGACCATATGCTTGTGCTGAATGGGAATACGGAGGTTATCCTTGGTTTTTGCAAAATGTTGAAGGTTTAGAAGTAAGAAGAAACAATCCTAAATTTTTGGAGGCCTGCAAAGTCTATATTAATAAATTGGCTGCTGAAGTTAAAAACCTTCAAATAACAAAAGGAGGCCCCATTATTATGGTTCAGGCTGAAAATGAATTTGGTTCTTATGTTGCCCAACGTAAAGATATTCCATTAGCCGAACACAAACAGTACAGTGCTGCCATTAAACAACAACTGCTTGATGCAGGTTTTGATGTTCCTTTATTTACCTCTGATGGCAGCTGGTTATTTGAAGGCGGATCAATTGATGGAGCCTTACCTACTGCTAACGGTGAGGATAATATAGAGAATTTGAAAAAGGTTGTTAATCAATACAACGGTAATAAAGGCCCATATATGGTGGCTGAGTTTTACCCGGGCTGGTTAGATCATTGGGCCGAACCGTTTCCGAAAGTACCTACAGAAGATGTGGTGAAACAAACAGAAAAGTATTTAAAAAATAATGTTTCATTTAATTACTACATGGTTCACGGTGGGACCAACTTTGGCTATACAACTGGAGCAAACTACGACAAAAATCATGATATTCAACCTGACATGACCAGCTATGATTATGATGCGCCAATTAGTGAAGCTGGCTGGGCTACTCCAAAATATCAGGCAATTCGTGAATTGTTAAAAAAACATGTTAGCTACAAAATACCTGAAGTCCCTGTTGCAAATAATGTAATTGAGATTCCTGAGATAAAACTCACAAAATCGACTGCTTTGTTTGGCCTTAAGAGTTCAATTAAACCAATAGCTGATGACAAACCGCTAACATTTGAGCAATTGAACCAAGGGCATGGATTTGTGCTGTACAGTAGAAAGTTTAATCAGCCTATTTCGGGTAAACTTGAACTAAATGGATTACGCGACTATGCTCTGATTTATGTTAACGGAGAAAAAGTAGCCGAGTTAAATCGTTACTATAAAAACTATACCTGCGAAATTGATATTCCGTTTAATGCCACAGTTGATATTTTGGTTGAAAATATGGGCCGTATAAACTATGGTGCCAAAATCACAGAGAACAATAAAGGGATCATTAGTCCGGTAATTATCAATGGTAATCAAATTACTGGCAACTGGCAGATGTATAAGATGCCATTGGAAGAGCAAAGTGAACTTTCCAAGTTAACTACCAAGGCCGAAGAAGGACAACCTACAGTACTTTCTGGCTCATTTAATTTAACAGAACTTGGAGACACCTTCCTGGATATGGAACAATGGGGCAAAGGTATTGTATTTGTAAACGGACATCATTTAGGAAGATACTGGAGCGTAGGACCACAGCAAACGTTATACGTACCAGGCTGCTGGTTAAAAAAAGGTCAAAATGATATTGTGGTAGTTGAATTGAAACATATTCCGGGTACAACGTTAAAAGGAGTAAAAACTCCTGTGCTCGACAAGCTTAATACAGATGTAAAACCTTAA
- a CDS encoding sensor histidine kinase, with the protein MKSRASQLTIHILGCAIYITALLVLSPERKSLLDLFTRSGGQLFITDKLLVLAFFYLNYFVLIPKFFFKKRYAIYLSLVALSLLAIILLPDMLIRSCQNINDLSHGVSEVKRFKPNKSIFGRYSFRISQNLFLFLSALFLSLVIKISNRWKQAEQQKLSVELSYLKAQINPHFLFNTLNSIYSLALEKSEAAPMAVVKLSDMMRYIIHDANHDFVPLDKEIKYITDYIELQKLRFGNSVDLQYAVTGNVFGKKIAPLILIAFIENAFKYGVNAEENSKINIAINIEKDELHLSVENNKVHHASTDASNGLGIENAKNRLNLLYPSNHNLIINNNLHNFSVLLTINLK; encoded by the coding sequence TTGAAAAGTAGAGCAAGTCAGCTGACTATACATATCTTAGGTTGTGCCATTTACATTACGGCTCTTCTTGTTCTGTCTCCGGAACGGAAATCCTTATTGGATTTATTTACCCGTTCAGGAGGTCAGCTTTTTATTACTGACAAATTACTGGTTTTAGCCTTCTTCTACCTAAACTATTTCGTATTAATACCCAAGTTTTTCTTTAAAAAGAGATATGCCATTTACTTATCATTGGTAGCATTAAGCTTATTAGCTATAATTCTTCTGCCCGATATGCTGATACGGTCTTGTCAAAACATTAATGACTTATCACATGGTGTAAGTGAGGTTAAGCGGTTCAAACCTAATAAATCCATCTTTGGGCGTTATTCGTTCAGGATAAGTCAAAACCTTTTCTTGTTCCTTTCAGCACTGTTTCTTTCTTTAGTGATTAAAATAAGTAACCGATGGAAACAAGCTGAGCAACAAAAATTAAGCGTAGAACTCTCTTACTTAAAGGCTCAAATTAACCCACACTTCCTTTTTAACACCCTTAATAGTATTTATTCATTAGCACTTGAAAAATCTGAGGCAGCACCGATGGCAGTTGTAAAACTGTCTGACATGATGCGTTATATCATTCATGATGCTAACCATGATTTTGTTCCTCTTGACAAAGAAATCAAATACATAACTGATTACATTGAATTACAAAAACTACGTTTCGGCAACTCTGTTGACTTGCAGTATGCTGTTACTGGTAATGTGTTTGGTAAAAAGATTGCACCTTTAATTTTGATTGCCTTTATAGAAAATGCATTTAAATACGGGGTAAATGCTGAAGAAAACTCCAAGATTAATATTGCTATCAATATTGAAAAAGACGAACTTCATCTATCGGTTGAGAACAACAAAGTTCATCATGCCTCAACAGATGCATCAAATGGCTTAGGAATTGAAAATGCAAAAAACCGTTTGAACTTACTCTACCCTTCTAACCATAATTTAATTATCAACAATAATTTGCATAACTTTTCAGTTCTATTAACTATAAATCTGAAATGA
- a CDS encoding proline iminopeptidase-family hydrolase, with amino-acid sequence MKITSKTLLVLFIAIWGMILSCSNNKNIKDGYFSSSDKGVQTGGIKIIPIQTQKGKFNIWTKTIGNNPEIKVLLLNGGPGATHEYFECFESFFPKEGIEFIYYDQLGCGNSDNPKDTSLWDLPRFTEEVEQVRTALNLNKDNFYLLGHSWGGILAMEYAIKYQQNLKGLIISNMMSSSPDYDKYANEVLAKQMNPAVLDSIRAIEAKNDFENPKYMELLLPNFYEKHICRIPVQKWPEPMNRSFGKINQSLYVTMQGPSEFGISGKLKKWDRKNDLKNISVPTLIIGSKHDTMDPEHMKWMATQVQNGSYLFCPNGSHMSMYDDQETYMNGVVKFIKAIAEGKKKVDL; translated from the coding sequence ATGAAAATCACTTCCAAAACATTATTGGTTCTATTTATTGCAATATGGGGTATGATACTCTCATGCTCTAACAATAAAAACATTAAGGACGGCTACTTTAGTTCTTCCGATAAAGGAGTGCAAACAGGGGGAATAAAAATAATTCCAATTCAAACACAAAAGGGGAAATTCAATATTTGGACGAAAACAATTGGCAATAATCCTGAGATAAAAGTATTGCTATTAAATGGAGGACCAGGGGCCACTCATGAATATTTCGAGTGTTTTGAAAGCTTCTTTCCCAAAGAAGGCATTGAATTCATTTATTATGATCAATTAGGGTGCGGTAATTCCGATAACCCCAAAGATACTTCACTTTGGGACCTTCCTCGGTTTACTGAAGAGGTTGAACAAGTTAGAACTGCATTAAACCTAAACAAAGACAATTTCTATTTACTTGGTCATTCTTGGGGAGGTATTTTAGCCATGGAATATGCTATAAAATACCAGCAAAATTTAAAAGGGCTTATCATTTCCAACATGATGTCAAGTTCCCCTGATTATGATAAGTACGCCAATGAAGTACTAGCCAAGCAAATGAATCCAGCAGTTCTTGATTCAATAAGAGCTATTGAAGCTAAAAATGATTTTGAAAATCCAAAGTATATGGAATTATTGCTTCCGAACTTTTATGAGAAACATATCTGCCGTATACCTGTTCAAAAATGGCCTGAACCCATGAATCGTTCGTTTGGCAAAATAAATCAATCCTTATACGTTACCATGCAGGGCCCAAGTGAGTTTGGAATTTCAGGCAAATTAAAAAAGTGGGATAGAAAAAATGATTTAAAAAACATTAGTGTCCCCACTTTGATCATCGGCTCAAAACATGACACCATGGATCCGGAGCATATGAAATGGATGGCAACTCAAGTACAAAACGGCAGTTATTTATTTTGCCCAAACGGCAGCCATATGAGCATGTATGATGATCAGGAAACTTACATGAATGGTGTTGTCAAGTTTATTAAAGCAATTGCTGAAGGAAAGAAAAAGGTGGATTTATAG
- a CDS encoding GNAT family N-acetyltransferase, producing MNENLLSVREIEQQDVELLVNYWTSAEPDYLKSMGVDLDKMPDQQQLVYLISAQLHHSYNEKQAYCIIWLIDGKPVGHSNVNKIVFGQEASMHLHFWNAENRHKGAGAQLVKMSLPYFFQNLQLKTLYCEPYSFNQAPNRMLEKVGFRMVKEYQTIPGALSFEQPVKRWELTYEAFKEL from the coding sequence ATGAATGAAAATCTTTTGTCGGTTAGAGAAATTGAACAACAGGATGTAGAGCTCTTGGTTAACTATTGGACAAGCGCTGAACCTGATTATTTAAAGAGCATGGGGGTTGATTTGGATAAAATGCCTGATCAACAGCAGCTTGTTTATCTTATTTCTGCTCAATTGCACCATTCCTACAATGAAAAGCAAGCATATTGTATTATTTGGCTAATTGATGGAAAACCGGTAGGGCATTCAAATGTGAATAAAATAGTTTTCGGGCAAGAAGCTTCTATGCACCTCCATTTTTGGAACGCTGAAAACAGGCATAAAGGAGCCGGAGCACAGTTGGTAAAAATGAGTTTGCCTTATTTCTTCCAAAATCTTCAGCTTAAAACATTGTACTGCGAGCCTTATTCCTTCAATCAAGCTCCAAATAGGATGCTGGAAAAGGTTGGATTCAGAATGGTGAAAGAATACCAGACAATTCCGGGGGCATTGAGTTTTGAGCAACCCGTGAAGCGTTGGGAGTTGACTTATGAAGCATTTAAAGAACTTTGA
- the mazG gene encoding nucleoside triphosphate pyrophosphohydrolase, translating to MLDDRKIIAYNPQDAFQRLLIIMDDLRAGCPWDMKQTHDSLRHLTIEEVYELADAILDKDMNEVKKELGDIMLHLVFYAKIASETNDFTITDVLNGICDKIISRHPHIYGDVTVQDEAEVKRNWEQLKLKEGNKSVLEGVPVSLPALVKASRIQEKARGVGFDWEEKHQVWEKVEEELAEFRAEFNEDKPIDKEKAEAEFGDLLFSLINYARFLDINAEDALEKTNKKFIKRFQYLESKAKENGQNLKDMSLAEMDVYWNEAKKL from the coding sequence ATGCTCGACGATCGTAAAATTATTGCATATAACCCTCAGGATGCTTTTCAACGTTTATTAATCATTATGGATGACCTACGTGCAGGTTGCCCATGGGATATGAAACAAACCCACGACAGTTTACGCCATTTGACCATTGAAGAAGTTTATGAACTTGCTGATGCAATTTTGGATAAAGACATGAACGAGGTAAAAAAAGAGCTGGGCGACATTATGCTACACCTGGTGTTTTATGCCAAAATAGCTTCAGAAACAAATGATTTTACCATTACGGATGTGTTAAACGGTATTTGCGATAAAATTATTTCACGCCACCCTCATATTTATGGAGATGTAACTGTACAAGATGAAGCAGAGGTAAAACGTAACTGGGAGCAGCTAAAACTGAAAGAAGGCAATAAGTCGGTTTTGGAAGGTGTTCCTGTGTCGTTGCCTGCTCTTGTAAAAGCGTCTCGTATACAGGAAAAAGCGCGTGGAGTAGGTTTTGATTGGGAAGAAAAACATCAGGTTTGGGAAAAAGTAGAAGAAGAACTGGCCGAATTTAGGGCTGAATTTAATGAAGACAAACCTATTGATAAGGAAAAAGCCGAAGCCGAATTTGGAGATTTACTTTTTTCACTTATCAATTATGCTCGCTTTTTAGACATTAACGCTGAAGACGCACTGGAAAAAACCAATAAAAAGTTCATCAAGCGGTTTCAATACCTCGAAAGTAAAGCCAAAGAAAATGGACAAAACCTTAAAGACATGTCACTGGCCGAAATGGATGTTTATTGGAACGAAGCCAAGAAGTTATAA
- the mnmD gene encoding tRNA (5-methylaminomethyl-2-thiouridine)(34)-methyltransferase MnmD, protein MQFSNVQLIKTADGSYTLLQQDLMQTYHSVNGALQEAKHVFLETGLMHFRLLTNPNEVNILEVGFGTGLNFLVTAEYCEHENIKLNYFGVEAYPVSLEVISQTEFELQLTNPSIWQNYISNYTRLLNGELIDLGANVKLKIERQKILQTNLSPTFDIVYYDAFAPAIQPEMWSEETIRHVASFLKPGGLFVTYSITGNLKRILKSLGFTIEKPKGAAGKREMLRARKVF, encoded by the coding sequence ATGCAGTTCAGCAATGTTCAATTAATCAAAACTGCCGATGGCAGTTATACGCTTCTTCAACAAGATTTAATGCAAACCTATCATTCGGTAAACGGAGCATTACAAGAGGCAAAACATGTATTTTTGGAAACAGGACTGATGCATTTTCGCCTTCTTACAAACCCAAACGAAGTTAACATTTTAGAAGTGGGTTTTGGTACCGGCCTCAATTTTTTGGTTACTGCTGAGTATTGTGAACATGAAAATATAAAACTAAACTATTTTGGAGTTGAAGCTTACCCGGTTAGCCTCGAAGTCATTTCACAAACAGAATTCGAGCTTCAATTGACCAATCCTTCAATATGGCAAAACTATATTTCAAATTACACACGTTTGCTTAATGGAGAATTGATCGATCTGGGTGCCAATGTTAAGCTTAAAATTGAGCGTCAAAAGATATTGCAAACTAATCTATCTCCTACGTTCGATATCGTTTATTATGATGCATTTGCTCCGGCAATTCAGCCTGAGATGTGGTCTGAAGAGACGATTAGGCATGTTGCATCATTCTTAAAACCGGGCGGACTATTTGTAACCTATAGCATTACCGGTAACTTAAAACGAATTTTAAAATCATTGGGATTCACCATTGAAAAGCCTAAAGGAGCTGCCGGAAAAAGGGAAATGTTAAGAGCCAGAAAAGTATTTTAG
- a CDS encoding valine--tRNA ligase: MSISKTYNPRETEDKWYSYWLEKKFFKSVPDEREPYTVVIPPPNVTGVLHMGHMLNNTIQDVLVRRARMQNKNACWVPGTDHASIATEAKVVAMLKEMGISKKDLSREEFLKYAWEWKEKYGGIILEQLKKLGASCDWDRTRFTMEEQMSEAVIDTFIHLYKKGWIYRGIRMINWDPQGKTAVSDEEVIRKEVNQKLYYINYFISDSGKPSADFITIATTRPETIMADTAVCINPNDERFTHLHGKKVFVPLINREIPIILDEYVDMEFGTGCLKVTPAHDLNDYELGLKHKLPVIDILNDDGSLNEKAEILVGVDRFTARKEITFLLKETTQLEKVEDYKSQVGFSERTDAAIEPKLSLQWFCKMSELAKPALEVVLNGEVQLIPDKFINTYRHWMENVKDWNISRQLWWGQRIPAWYDENGDVVVAKTKEEAEAELKARIPQQETFNLTQDEDVVDTWFSSWLWPISVFDTSVFADPSSKGNADLQYYYPTNDLVTAPEILFFWVARMIMAGKEFRNEVPFKNVYLTGIVRDKLGRKMSKSLGNSPDPLDLIEKYGADGVRVGMLLSSPAGNDLMFDEAYCEQGRNFANKIWNAFRLVKGWEIKEGGDVNNEIAIAWFENKFNAALAEIEEHFNSFRLSDALMSTYKLIWDDFCSWYLEMIKPVYGQPIDRDTYNATIEIFERLLKLVHPFMPFLTEELWHEIAERSEMDCIIVSHYPKSVPVDAKALKAMDAVLNVISQVRNIRNSKQISPKEALPLAIKINSDIHYQSYIGLITKLANTSSIDFVTEKVTGAGFHVGIDEFFVDLGSNIDIDAERERINKELDYLKGFLKSVDAKLSNERFVQNAKPEIIQNERNKKADAEAKIKALEENLTTLA; this comes from the coding sequence ATGAGCATTTCAAAAACATACAATCCGCGCGAAACCGAAGATAAGTGGTATAGCTACTGGTTAGAAAAGAAATTTTTTAAATCTGTTCCTGATGAACGTGAACCTTACACAGTTGTAATTCCGCCGCCAAACGTGACCGGCGTGTTACACATGGGGCACATGTTAAACAATACCATTCAGGATGTTTTGGTGCGCAGAGCACGTATGCAAAATAAAAATGCTTGCTGGGTGCCAGGTACCGATCACGCTTCTATTGCAACTGAAGCTAAAGTGGTGGCCATGCTTAAGGAAATGGGCATTAGCAAAAAGGACCTTTCTCGCGAAGAGTTTTTGAAATATGCCTGGGAATGGAAAGAAAAATACGGAGGTATTATTCTTGAACAGTTGAAAAAACTAGGTGCTTCTTGTGACTGGGATCGTACCCGTTTCACCATGGAAGAGCAGATGTCGGAAGCGGTTATTGATACATTCATCCACTTATACAAAAAAGGATGGATTTATCGTGGAATTAGAATGATTAACTGGGATCCACAGGGTAAAACCGCTGTTTCTGATGAAGAAGTAATCCGTAAAGAAGTAAATCAGAAACTATATTATATCAACTATTTTATTTCTGATTCAGGAAAGCCTTCCGCTGACTTTATTACCATAGCTACCACTCGTCCGGAAACTATTATGGCCGATACAGCTGTTTGTATTAATCCAAATGACGAGCGCTTTACCCATTTGCATGGTAAAAAAGTTTTTGTTCCATTAATCAATCGTGAAATTCCGATTATTTTGGATGAATACGTTGATATGGAATTTGGTACAGGCTGTTTAAAGGTTACGCCTGCACACGACCTGAATGACTACGAGCTAGGGCTGAAACACAAGCTTCCGGTAATTGATATTTTAAATGACGATGGTTCATTAAATGAAAAAGCTGAAATACTGGTAGGTGTTGATCGTTTTACAGCCAGAAAAGAAATAACTTTTTTACTGAAAGAGACTACTCAGCTTGAGAAAGTGGAGGATTATAAGAGCCAGGTAGGGTTTTCGGAGCGTACTGATGCTGCTATTGAACCTAAACTTTCATTACAGTGGTTCTGTAAAATGAGTGAACTGGCTAAGCCTGCTTTAGAAGTAGTATTAAATGGTGAAGTTCAGCTGATTCCGGATAAGTTTATCAATACTTACCGTCACTGGATGGAAAATGTAAAAGACTGGAATATTTCGCGCCAATTGTGGTGGGGACAACGTATTCCGGCTTGGTATGATGAAAACGGTGATGTTGTCGTTGCGAAAACAAAAGAAGAAGCAGAAGCTGAATTAAAAGCACGTATCCCTCAACAGGAAACTTTTAACCTTACCCAAGATGAAGACGTTGTTGATACTTGGTTCTCATCATGGTTATGGCCAATTTCTGTTTTTGATACCTCAGTATTTGCTGATCCATCAAGCAAAGGCAATGCTGATTTGCAATATTACTATCCAACCAATGATTTAGTAACCGCTCCAGAGATTTTGTTCTTCTGGGTAGCGCGTATGATCATGGCTGGTAAAGAGTTTCGTAATGAAGTGCCATTCAAAAACGTATACTTAACCGGAATTGTACGTGATAAATTGGGCCGTAAGATGTCAAAATCATTAGGTAACTCACCCGATCCGTTAGATTTGATTGAGAAATACGGTGCCGACGGAGTGCGTGTGGGTATGTTGCTTTCATCTCCTGCCGGTAATGATTTAATGTTCGATGAAGCCTATTGTGAACAAGGACGAAATTTTGCCAATAAAATCTGGAATGCATTCCGTTTGGTAAAAGGTTGGGAAATTAAAGAAGGTGGCGATGTTAATAACGAGATAGCGATTGCCTGGTTTGAAAATAAATTTAACGCAGCCTTAGCTGAAATTGAAGAGCACTTCAATTCTTTCCGCTTATCAGATGCGCTGATGAGTACCTATAAATTGATTTGGGACGATTTCTGTTCGTGGTACCTGGAAATGATCAAACCTGTTTACGGCCAGCCAATTGATCGTGATACCTATAATGCAACCATCGAGATTTTTGAACGTTTGTTGAAGCTTGTACATCCATTTATGCCATTTTTAACAGAAGAATTATGGCATGAGATTGCTGAACGTTCGGAAATGGACTGTATCATTGTATCTCATTATCCAAAATCAGTTCCAGTAGATGCTAAAGCATTAAAGGCTATGGATGCTGTGTTAAATGTGATTTCACAGGTTCGTAACATCCGCAACTCAAAGCAGATTAGTCCGAAAGAGGCATTGCCATTGGCAATAAAAATAAACAGTGATATTCATTATCAGTCATACATTGGTTTAATTACCAAATTGGCCAATACCTCTTCAATTGACTTTGTTACTGAAAAGGTTACTGGAGCAGGTTTTCATGTAGGCATTGATGAATTCTTTGTTGATTTAGGTTCAAACATTGATATTGATGCAGAACGTGAACGTATTAATAAAGAATTGGACTATTTAAAAGGATTCTTAAAATCGGTTGATGCCAAATTAAGCAATGAGCGCTTTGTGCAGAATGCTAAGCCCGAAATTATTCAAAACGAAAGGAATAAAAAGGCTGATGCTGAAGCTAAAATTAAAGCTTTGGAAGAGAATTTGACTACGTTGGCATAA
- a CDS encoding LytR/AlgR family response regulator transcription factor, protein MITAIAIDDELPALKVIEVFCSKVDFIDLQKTFNKPNEALKHLRKFPIDLVFVDINMPSLNGIDFYKSVEQNTMAIFTTAYSEYAVEGFNLSAVDYLLKPFTFDRFEQAVNKANEYYYYKNQISSTKIKYIFIRADYSLLKLDISEILFIEGLDDYLKIHIANGRPIVTRMTFKSILEKLPLNEFVRVHRSFAVPVNKMNSIRNKTITINNQEIPIGSSYEETVNKLLKH, encoded by the coding sequence ATGATAACTGCAATTGCTATTGACGACGAACTTCCGGCTTTAAAAGTAATTGAAGTTTTTTGCAGCAAGGTTGATTTTATTGATCTTCAAAAGACTTTCAACAAACCTAATGAGGCTTTAAAACACCTTCGAAAGTTTCCCATCGATTTGGTCTTTGTAGATATCAACATGCCTTCCCTGAATGGTATTGATTTCTATAAATCAGTTGAGCAAAATACAATGGCTATTTTTACAACCGCCTATAGTGAATATGCTGTTGAAGGCTTTAATTTAAGTGCAGTAGATTATCTTTTAAAACCATTTACATTTGACCGTTTTGAACAGGCCGTAAACAAAGCAAACGAGTATTATTATTACAAAAACCAAATTAGTTCAACCAAAATCAAATACATATTTATACGTGCCGATTACAGTTTACTAAAATTAGATATAAGTGAGATTCTGTTTATTGAAGGCCTGGACGATTACTTAAAGATTCACATTGCCAATGGCAGACCCATTGTTACCCGAATGACGTTCAAGTCCATTCTTGAAAAGCTTCCATTAAACGAATTTGTACGTGTACATCGCTCTTTCGCCGTTCCTGTTAATAAAATGAATAGCATTAGGAATAAAACCATCACCATTAATAACCAGGAAATCCCCATTGGAAGCAGTTATGAAGAAACTGTAAATAAGCTATTGAAACATTAA
- a CDS encoding copper resistance protein NlpE encodes MKYYFLVFWGVIFLSSCQSNLKQKAAEASADSIESLMDSIEDDDSITLEKPKNMLMAYTGILPCADCRGLQTELELYSDNTFVLKETYMGKGDGKPFVTNGKYNTVKGFEDDVDATLYVINFGKVDKERYFVRLSEKDELLMLDKDRKRIDSKLNYILSKR; translated from the coding sequence ATGAAGTATTATTTTTTAGTTTTTTGGGGAGTTATTTTTCTGTCTTCATGTCAATCAAACCTGAAACAAAAAGCGGCAGAGGCGTCGGCAGATAGTATTGAATCGTTAATGGATTCCATTGAAGATGATGATTCAATAACTCTAGAGAAACCTAAAAACATGTTGATGGCATATACCGGTATATTGCCTTGTGCAGATTGCAGGGGTTTACAAACCGAACTGGAGTTGTATAGCGACAATACATTTGTATTAAAAGAAACTTATATGGGTAAAGGGGATGGAAAACCTTTTGTGACTAATGGGAAGTATAATACGGTAAAAGGATTTGAAGATGATGTCGATGCAACTCTATATGTAATCAATTTTGGTAAAGTGGATAAGGAGCGGTATTTCGTAAGGCTAAGCGAAAAAGATGAATTGCTAATGTTGGATAAGGATCGGAAACGAATAGATTCGAAGCTTAATTACATTTTAAGTAAACGATAA